The nucleotide window TCTTATGCTTATGCTTGCGTCTTATTCACCTTGGTGTTCGTCTTGCACCGCACCCCTTATATGCGCTTGTCTAAGCATCTGATCCAGATGAAGCTTCgatcttttattattttcttccaCATCGAGGGCTTCACGAAAACCATCTTCAAACTCTCTCTCTCCAGGAGCAAAAATTAAACCTAAATCATAACGGCTCTAACAAGTAACAAGTAAAATCAGGGCATTATAAAGAACAAgtaaattagggttttatgattaccaaaaaaatagggttttaaattttataataatattgtaAAATGTAATGGGCCTGTGGCCCATTTATGGATGGTAAATGCATGCAACGGGGTAATGTCTACGTCAGTCTTCAGCTTTTTCGAACCTTTTCTTATGACCGTTCGATTTGGTTTCTTTGAGAATCAATGGTTCCAAGTATAAAATGCATAAATTTGTTATAAACGTGTGGAGTGGAGAGTGATAATTAATTACAAGAACACAAAACCAAATCTCCCTCTACTCACGGAATCTGATACCTGAGTGGAGCAAAGCCTTACTTCAAGTATTATCAACCTCCTTTACGATTCTGTGATACTTGTTTAATCTGTTTCTTTTGTCTCGCTCTGGTTAAGTAAAGAATCTGTTTCTTGCTTGGAAAGCAATATGGATGTTTAAAgttttcttgttcttgtttaaTGCAtgctaaaccaaaaaaaataaccgaatgaggatgatgatgacgaaTGTGTTTAGTCGAATTGATCTTTCGAGTTTCGTTACAGGTACAACAGAACATACGTGGCAACCAACAATGTCTGCAGAGACAAACATCCCAAGTTACTGGCTTAACTGGAGATTCTTTGTCTGCGCAATCTTCATCTTAACGTCCCTGTTTCTATCTTCTTTCCTCATTTGGAAATACGAAGGACCTGTAAAACGCAAGGCTGATGATCAAAGAGAACCGGTAGGAGTTGTATACGATGATGAAACTTGGAATACTTGCGTGGCAAGGATTCATCCGAATTGGCTTTTAGGTTTTCGAGTTTTCGGTTTTGTTGTTCTTTTGGGACTCATCTCTGGTAATGCCATAGCTGATGGAGCCAGCATCTTCATCTTTTACACTCAGTGAGTTCCCATTTTTTAGTGGTTACATCAACATATTCCACTGTGAAGATAAGTTACATCACTTGTTCTGATGAGTCTTGATTGTTCTCATCAGATTGACTTTCATATTGGTCACAATCTACTTTGGGGTATGGCTTTTCTTCACCTTGTCATGGTACTGCATATGCTTTATCAACTCATAAGTATCAGCTATATGTTCTAGATCAAATTTGATTCTTAGATGTGTTTCTATGTGGAATCAAAGTGTTTTAATGAGCCAAATTACagtgaatttttaaaaatcattgaaTTGGAGTTGGTATAATTATGCAGCTTGGAGCCTTGTTGTCCATATACAGATATAAATCTGGTGAGAATTGTCTGAACGGAGTCAGTACAGCTGATGAAGAGCTAGGGTCGTATAGACCTCCCATGAATGGCGAAAATTCGAATGTGTTTAAATTCTCAAACGGACACGAGAGACACAACACGTCTACACGTCAAGTTGCATCTACATTGGGTTACATCCATCAGGCTCTTTATCAAGTAAGTGTTGAGTTCTCTGCTCTTGTCTATCTCTGATTCTGAGCATGTTTTTTGAATTGTAGACTTGTGGAGGAGCAGTATTGCTCACAGATGGTGTGTTTTGGTTCATTATCTACCCTTTTCTCACATCCAAAGATTTCAGTCTCAGTTTTGTAAGTTCTTCACCAAGAATCTGTCACACATTTTGTTAACTGTATGCTCTGACCAAACATTTGAACTGTAGTTCATTGTGGTTATGCACTCGGTCAACGCTGTCTTCCTCCTCGGTGAAACTTTCTTGAACTCTCTGGTTAGTTTGTATTCTTAGACAACAAAAAACATGATGATTATTGTAGTGACGATTACTTTAATGATGGCTTCTTTGTATACAGCGATTCCCATTGTTCAGGATTTCATACTTTGTGGTATGGACAGGCGTATTCGTGCTATTCCAATGGATCGTTCATGCTTGTGTCTCCTTCTGGTACCTGTCATGGTTCAATCTATCCTTCTTTAATGTTTCTATGAACAGATTAGTATTACAATATGTTTGGTGCAGGTGGCCATACCCATTCTTGGATGTATCATCAGCCTATGCTCCTTTATGGTACGCTACCCAAACTCGTGTCACTGTCCCTTGCATCAGTTATGAACACCAAAAAGTAGAGATAAGACTTAACTTCCGGTTATCCAACATTTTGCATTCGGTTTTGGAAATGTAGACAATGAAAATGATTCTTGATCTTGAATGGCCTTAACACTACACAGTAATTTTCAAATGGACGTTGCAGGTATGCTGCTGTTGGGTTGATGCACTTACCATGCTTTGGATTATTTGCTTTGATCGTGAAGTTGAAGTACTTGTGGCTCTCAAAATGTTTCTCAGATGAACCATATAGTAATAGATAGCATAATGCATATATATACTTGAATGCCTATAGAACATAGTACAAAGAAAAATGTTTAAGACTCTCATGTACAGGTTCAGGTCCACTCTCCTATTCTCCTGCCTtctttatcaattttttttttttttttgtaaataataacATTCAAAGTTAGTTTTGAAGGAACAGATATAATCACTTATATAGTCTTTGTGTGCAGGGTAGTGAAGGCCAAAACCTATTATAACCAGAATAACTACTTTACCATTGTTCTTTCTATCATCTGCATGATAGTATATAAACTGCTCAAAGGCAATTGATCCTGAACGGCAAAACCATTGTGACAATATTCTTATCTACAAATCCTCCAAAGTCAATATATGCCTTACTAATTTGCATAGATACAAGATTTGAGCTTAAACATTCTCTTCCAGTATATTACTTTTTCGTACATATATGAACTTGCTACCTCCATGGGCCATGTCAAATCTTCATTACAGTATACAAACTACTCAACTTCACATCTATCTATTATACTAGCTTAATTCTTCTTACTGATTTATACACAAAACTTTGGTTTGCGCACACAACGATGCTTATGCTGTGCTGCCTCTTCAAAGGCTCATCTACCGTAGAATGAGCTTTGGGAGACAGTGGCAAGAgaagcacaagcagctgaatcTCCATCAGAACCATCTCGAAACTCCATGACTCTTTCATCCATAAACGGAGGATTACTTGGCAACGGCAAGACTTCTTCCTTGTTCTTTAGCATATGCAAGACCTTTGACATGGATGGTCTTAGCGATGCCATTTCTTGAGTGCACAATAGCCCTATCTGAACAACTCTCACTATCTCCTTTTTGATGATGATACTATCGTTACGATTCTTCCAATCTAGGTTTGGATCATATATTTCCTCCAACTCTCCTGACTGAAAATGCTTCCATGCCTTTTTTTTAATAGCCCAAAACGTGACACACAAGTTAGGTCTAAGAAAGTGAAATCTGACACTACTATGAAATGGTTTAAACTTACTTCTGTAATCAAACTGTCTGAATAATCAGACATTTTGCTTTTTGTGTTCTGCTTCCCAGTTACAATCTCTAGTACAAGAACACCGAAGCTGTAGACGTCTACTTTCTCTGTTAGCTGACCATGTGCCAAGTACTCTGGAGCCATATAGCCACTGAAGATTCACAAGTATTGAATCAGAACAAACATTTCAAGTATCTCAAACAACAAAAGCATATCTGAATGTTACTTACAGAGTCCCTGCAATGGCTGTGCTGATATGACTCTTATCCTCCTGGAACGATCTTGCAAGACCAAAGTCAGCGATTTTAGCTTGAAGCTTACAATCTAGCAGAATGTTGCTTGCTTTAATATCTCTATGGATGATTTTCACACTAGACTGCTCGTGCAGATACACCAACCCTTCAGCTGTTCCAACAATGATCACGAATCTTCTTTGCCAGTCTAGTGTTTTACCTCTATTAACATCTGCAAGAAGTAACAAAGAAGACCGGTTAAGAGTGGTTCTGCTTTTTAGGATCCAAACTCATTGAAGGGTTACCAAAGATGAAGCGATCAAGGCTCTTGTTCTGAAGATACTCATAGACGAGGAGGCTCTCTGGTCCTGAGCAGCTGCAACCAAGAAGCCTGACTAGGTTCTTGTGTTCAACGGAGCTGATAATGTTGACTTCATTGTAGAAATCTGCTGCTCTGTGTCTGTTGTTGAAGAACAACCGTTTCACAGCGATGTCTCGTCCATCTGCAAGAACACCCTATAAAACAAAGCCAGAGAGATGCCACTAAACTCAATCATTTGCTTACATAAGAAGATAAAAAGAAAGACTCTTAGATCATGTCCTTACCTTATAGACAGTTCCAAATCCTCCTTGTCCAAGCTTGTTCGCGTTGTCGAAAGAACCTGTTGCTTTCTCTAGTGTTGAGTATTTGAAGTTCAAGCTACTGTCTGTCAGCGTTTTCGCCATTTTCTCTACATCATTTGATCCTGTAGAAgaaaacaccaaaaaaaaacttagtaaCCTTATTTTAACCGATTAATCAGAGATAGAGGAACATAGACTGacctcttctcttcttttgtaTGGTTCGGTGTTTGCAGATATAGACACCAATTGCTATTCCAACCATAAAGACAATCACAGAGCTAAGGACTGAAACAACAATCACCACTACAGAACCTGCATAAGTACCATTTCGTTAGAGTTATCATAAACACTCTTAAAAGCAgattctataaaaaaaacatgtatcaCCATTGCCAAAGAAACCATTAGGTGGTAACTAGACATTTTATAGAGGACTAGTGACTATGAAGATTACTCAAAACTTAGGTATGATGATCCTAAACATTAACAaattcttgatttattttttatattttttccatttatataaaatattttagtttttggcttaattataaaattattatgataaattatcaaaattacattataacaaacaaaagaaattagatAAGTTTGTGGATTTCCACTAACATTATTGTTTAATTAACATGTTTAGACTAATTTATAATTAGATCGatttaaacaatttaaaaaagttgaaatcaatttaagttttataaattgGATTTTAGAAAATAGTTTTGGACAAGACTGACGCCTGAATCGAATTTTAGAACTATGGTATTACCTCTTGATCTTCCGTTTCTTGGAATCTTGTTCAAGAAATCTTGATCAGAGTACCTAAGGAAACACCCAGTGTGAAGCGCACGTCCTTCAGACCACGGCAAACACTTGTCAACCATAGAAGCAGAAGCATCCTCCAAACACTGTTTACAAGACTCAGGACTCAAGTTCCTCCAGCAGTTCACCAACGCAAACGCAGACTCTCCGTTTTCAGACGCGCCGCGAGCGTACCCTCCACTCCCAGGAGCCGCAGCAACCGCGTTTCTCACCACCTGTCTCACCGCGTCACCGAACGTGGCGTTGTTTCTCTTAGTGGTGTTCCCGCAGATGACGGTGTCTTCAGGTCCTTTGAACTCTTTGTAGAAACTGTAGTTCTCGGCTCTCATGAAACATCCGTCGAGGAAGATTCTACCTCCGTTCTGAGGGTAACACTTTGGTAGTATGGTTCTCGCTTCTGCATAGCAGAGGACGCAGTCGTTCAAAGGGAGGTCTCCGTAGCACTGTGCGAGAGCGTAATTACCGTCTGGTCCTGAACCGGTTTGAGCGGTTCCAAAACCGGTGGTTTGGACTACTTGGCTGATTTTCTCCATCGAGGCTACGAAGTTGGGGACGAAGACGGTTTCGTTGTGCTCGAGCTGCGGTGAGCAAGTGATTTTGACGGATCGTGCTCTAGGGTCTGAGGTGATTGGTCGGAGTAGTGAAAGAAGAAAGAGGAAGAGACATGGAAGGTGGCGATGATGAGTTGGTTCTTTCATCATTGTTTTGTTGTTGCTTGAttgaaaagatatttttttcttgaatgaTCAGAGGGTTTGAAATGGAGGAAGCAAAGATTAAAGAAGACGaatgaaaatgatgaaagaGTTGAATTTTCAACAGCTTGACTTTGACGAAATGGTTGTCTTGTAATAATAGTCAACTTACTTTGCtgtttctatctctctctctctatactGGTTAGTCAAAAAAGTagtagtttttttatttgtttaataagATTTTGGATTtctctagagagagagagagcggtTGGTCTTCGGATTCACACTTGGAAACCAGCTCAATCTTGAGTTGACGTCGTTGTCTTTATTCAAATAGTTGTcggttttcattaaaaaaacgGTGGATAATTTAGTTGATCCGGTCTGGTGTGGAGCCGGTTCGGTTTAATTGGATAATTCCCTTT belongs to Brassica rapa cultivar Chiifu-401-42 chromosome A07, CAAS_Brap_v3.01, whole genome shotgun sequence and includes:
- the LOC103831586 gene encoding cysteine-rich receptor-like protein kinase 2 is translated as MMKEPTHHRHLPCLFLFLLSLLRPITSDPRARSVKITCSPQLEHNETVFVPNFVASMEKISQVVQTTGFGTAQTGSGPDGNYALAQCYGDLPLNDCVLCYAEARTILPKCYPQNGGRIFLDGCFMRAENYSFYKEFKGPEDTVICGNTTKRNNATFGDAVRQVVRNAVAAAPGSGGYARGASENGESAFALVNCWRNLSPESCKQCLEDASASMVDKCLPWSEGRALHTGCFLRYSDQDFLNKIPRNGRSRGSVVVIVVSVLSSVIVFMVGIAIGVYICKHRTIQKKRRGSNDVEKMAKTLTDSSLNFKYSTLEKATGSFDNANKLGQGGFGTVYKGVLADGRDIAVKRLFFNNRHRAADFYNEVNIISSVEHKNLVRLLGCSCSGPESLLVYEYLQNKSLDRFIFDVNRGKTLDWQRRFVIIVGTAEGLVYLHEQSSVKIIHRDIKASNILLDCKLQAKIADFGLARSFQEDKSHISTAIAGTLGYMAPEYLAHGQLTEKVDVYSFGVLVLEIVTGKQNTKSKMSDYSDSLITEAWKHFQSGELEEIYDPNLDWKNRNDSIIIKKEIVRVVQIGLLCTQEMASLRPSMSKVLHMLKNKEEVLPLPSNPPFMDERVMEFRDGSDGDSAACASLATVSQSSFYGR
- the LOC103831587 gene encoding uncharacterized protein LOC103831587 isoform X1: MRMMMTNVFSRIDLSSFVTGTTEHTWQPTMSAETNIPSYWLNWRFFVCAIFILTSLFLSSFLIWKYEGPVKRKADDQREPVGVVYDDETWNTCVARIHPNWLLGFRVFGFVVLLGLISGNAIADGASIFIFYTQLTFILVTIYFGLGALLSIYRYKSGENCLNGVSTADEELGSYRPPMNGENSNVFKFSNGHERHNTSTRQVASTLGYIHQALYQTCGGAVLLTDGVFWFIIYPFLTSKDFSLSFFIVVMHSVNAVFLLGETFLNSLRFPLFRISYFVVWTGVFVLFQWIVHACVSFWYLSWFNLSFFNVSMNRLVLQYVWCRWPYPFLDVSSAYAPLWYAAVGLMHLPCFGLFALIVKLKYLWLSKCFSDEPYSNR
- the LOC103831587 gene encoding uncharacterized protein LOC103831587 isoform X3 → MRMMMTNVFSRIDLSSFVTGTTEHTWQPTMSAETNIPSYWLNWRFFVCAIFILTSLFLSSFLIWKYEGPVKRKADDQREPVGVVYDDETWNTCVARIHPNWLLGFRVFGFVVLLGLISGNAIADGASIFIFYTQLTFILVTIYFGLGALLSIYRYKSGENCLNGVSTADEELGSYRPPMNGENSNVFKFSNGHERHNTSTRQVASTLGYIHQALYQTCGGAVLLTDGVFWFIIYPFLTSKDFSLSFFIVVMHSVNAVFLLGETFLNSLDFILCGMDRRIRAIPMDRSCLCLLLVAIPILGCIISLCSFMVCCCWVDALTMLWIICFDREVEVLVALKMFLR
- the LOC103831587 gene encoding uncharacterized protein LOC103831587 isoform X2, which gives rise to MRMMMTNVFSRIDLSSFVTGTTEHTWQPTMSAETNIPSYWLNWRFFVCAIFILTSLFLSSFLIWKYEGPVKRKADDQREPVGVVYDDETWNTCVARIHPNWLLGFRVFGFVVLLGLISGNAIADGASIFIFYTQLTFILVTIYFGLGALLSIYRYKSGENCLNGVSTADEELGSYRPPMNGENSNVFKFSNGHERHNTSTRQVASTLGYIHQALYQTCGGAVLLTDGVFWFIIYPFLTSKDFSLSFFIVVMHSVNAVFLLGETFLNSLRFPLFRISYFVVWTGVFVLFQWIVHACVSFWWPYPFLDVSSAYAPLWYAAVGLMHLPCFGLFALIVKLKYLWLSKCFSDEPYSNR